In Seonamhaeicola sp. S2-3, the genomic window CGGTAGGAACACCTAATGCTACCACTTTACAAATTCTAGGGTTTAAAGGTTCTGTAAATCGTTTAATAGTGCCGCCTTTACCAGAAGCATCGCGCCCTTCAAAAAGGATGACTACTTTTAAACCTTGGTTTTTAACCCATTCTTGTAGATGAACTAGTTCTGTATGAAGTTTTTTTAATGCTGTTTCGTAATCTTTGGTTGAAATAGTTTTTGACATAAATTGGAGTTAGTTATTACTCTCAAATTTAATAATTTAAATGTAGTTTAGTTTTCAGCATTAAAAAAAACTTTATAATAGTGCATTTTCTTTTCTTCATCATAGCCACGTTCTAGGTATTCGGTAGAGGCATCAGGGGCATCAATATCTAGTTTTATTTGAATGTTGGTATCTAATTTAATATCGGTTTTTATCTTTTTCTTTTCTTTGTTTACAACACGTTCGGCTACATCAAACTGATTTCTAATAATTAGGTTTTGTTCGCCTTCAAACGTTTTTTTATAATTATCAAATTCGTTTTTGTGTTTGTCTTCTTCAAAAAGTTCGTCTTTAAAGCGTTCTACATTAACTACTTCGTTTTCTTTAAAAAAGTCAATAGTTTTTGCTAAAAACGTATTTTGTTCTTGTGCACCATAAGTGGTTTTAATAATTTCTGTAGAAAATTCTTTGCACAATTCAATGTACTGTTGGGTGTGATTATTGGCATCATCAGCATATTTAATGTTTAAAAATTGATTGATCCAATATTGCGCGTCATAATTGTTATTATCAACACTAAAGATAATATTGCCTTCAGCATCGGTTTGGTTTAAAATTAGGCAACCTTTATCAACTTTTTTAGAGTTTATGCCTTTTTGTACTAAGACATCATAACTATTATTTTCTAGAAATGTTTGAAAGAAATTAACCTTATTTTCAATTTTAAAAATTCCTAGAGCGTTGGTAGTTATATCATTAAATTCTATGCCTTCAAAAAGAGCTACAAGTACATCGCCTGTTTTTATATTTGCTGAGTTTGATTGCTCATATAGGTGCATTACAATATGCTTTGAAACTTCAACAAAGGCTTCTTCATCATTAAAAATTTGAGAGCTATAGTTGTTGATT contains:
- a CDS encoding nucleoid-associated protein codes for the protein MISRKNASISKFIIHKVGNKHNDTKNAFSEKTVEFDEASYDLMLPFLLRPFASAVQTYRFNHHANISLNEINNYSSQIFNDEEAFVEVSKHIVMHLYEQSNSANIKTGDVLVALFEGIEFNDITTNALGIFKIENKVNFFQTFLENNSYDVLVQKGINSKKVDKGCLILNQTDAEGNIIFSVDNNNYDAQYWINQFLNIKYADDANNHTQQYIELCKEFSTEIIKTTYGAQEQNTFLAKTIDFFKENEVVNVERFKDELFEEDKHKNEFDNYKKTFEGEQNLIIRNQFDVAERVVNKEKKKIKTDIKLDTNIQIKLDIDAPDASTEYLERGYDEEKKMHYYKVFFNAEN